A genomic segment from Lignipirellula cremea encodes:
- a CDS encoding DUF4339 domain-containing protein codes for MGIRFLCPNGHRLNVKTFLAGKRGLCPHCGEGVDIPLESQIESRKKKRSTAVGANGGSPPDEQDDDPDEAQSIPTLSPSRPLVLPQAADSTAPAAAQTPVLPKPTPATASKPAPASTPEATASSAAPAPSLPATPAPAFTPAASSTPAPPPSSPAAADPIDESPAAVWYVRPVSGGQFGPAVGEVMRKWIQEGRVSGDSLVWREGWEEWILAETIFPSLQESAPSTPSISVSPSPQGRPSTEVPHAEPRGASSFSPYRRPPNQSNSMRLAIVILLGVISLALLGVLAWVITSRSSAPAAPAPAAVRLHPTVPVLVRPA; via the coding sequence ATGGGAATTCGTTTTTTATGCCCCAACGGGCATCGACTCAACGTGAAGACCTTCCTGGCCGGAAAACGCGGTCTTTGTCCGCATTGCGGCGAAGGCGTGGATATTCCGCTGGAAAGCCAGATCGAGTCGCGGAAAAAGAAACGCTCCACCGCCGTCGGCGCGAACGGCGGTTCTCCTCCCGATGAACAGGACGACGATCCGGACGAGGCCCAGTCCATACCGACTCTTTCCCCCTCGCGACCTTTAGTACTTCCCCAGGCGGCCGACTCCACGGCGCCCGCCGCGGCCCAAACGCCCGTTCTCCCGAAACCAACTCCGGCAACTGCTTCCAAGCCCGCTCCCGCTTCGACACCGGAAGCAACTGCGTCTTCTGCTGCTCCGGCGCCATCGTTGCCTGCGACGCCGGCCCCTGCATTCACTCCTGCCGCGTCCTCGACCCCTGCACCTCCGCCGTCGAGCCCGGCGGCTGCCGACCCGATTGACGAGTCGCCCGCCGCAGTCTGGTATGTGCGGCCCGTTTCCGGCGGCCAATTTGGCCCGGCCGTGGGCGAAGTGATGCGTAAATGGATCCAGGAGGGTCGGGTCAGCGGCGACTCGCTTGTGTGGCGGGAAGGCTGGGAGGAATGGATCCTGGCCGAAACGATCTTCCCCTCCCTGCAGGAATCGGCCCCCTCCACGCCGTCGATCTCGGTCAGCCCATCCCCCCAGGGACGTCCGTCCACGGAGGTTCCCCATGCCGAGCCGCGCGGCGCCAGTAGTTTCTCGCCGTATCGCCGCCCGCCGAACCAGTCCAACTCGATGCGACTGGCGATCGTCATTCTGCTGGGCGTGATCAGCCTGGCGCTGCTGGGCGTGCTGGCCTGGGTCATTACCAGTCGGTCGTCCGCTCCCGCCGCTCCGGCTCCGGCGGCTGTCCGCTTGCATCCGACCGTCCCGGTTCTGGTCCGTCCGGCCTGA
- a CDS encoding class I SAM-dependent methyltransferase, whose amino-acid sequence MSEQDPGSPHHANRAFYDRIAHSYDALADSNEHRAREAGQAALALQPGEKVLEIGFGTGNSLIQLAEAVGETGSAHGIDISSGMRDVTQKKLEERGLTDRVSLELGDARQLPYDDNSFDAVFTSMTLELFPLEDIPLVLADVRRVLRSGGRFGVVSMATVHEGEHDSMLESAYKWFHRHFPHIVDCQPIDVEKFVQEAGFQVDQVVNMEIWTMPVRAVIGVNP is encoded by the coding sequence ATGTCGGAGCAGGACCCTGGCTCGCCGCACCACGCCAATCGAGCTTTCTACGACCGGATCGCCCATTCTTACGACGCCCTGGCCGATTCCAACGAGCACCGCGCCCGCGAAGCAGGCCAGGCCGCGCTCGCCCTGCAGCCGGGAGAAAAAGTGCTGGAGATCGGTTTCGGCACTGGCAATTCGCTGATCCAGCTGGCCGAAGCGGTCGGCGAAACCGGCTCCGCCCATGGCATTGATATCTCCTCGGGGATGCGCGATGTCACCCAGAAAAAGCTGGAAGAACGCGGCCTGACCGACCGGGTGTCGCTGGAACTGGGCGACGCTCGCCAGTTACCGTACGACGACAATTCTTTCGACGCGGTCTTTACCAGCATGACGCTGGAGTTGTTCCCGCTGGAAGATATCCCGCTGGTGCTGGCCGATGTCCGACGCGTGCTGCGATCCGGCGGCCGGTTCGGCGTGGTTTCCATGGCGACCGTCCACGAAGGCGAACACGACAGCATGCTGGAGAGCGCCTACAAGTGGTTCCACCGCCACTTCCCCCATATCGTCGATTGCCAGCCGATCGACGTCGAAAAGTTCGTCCAGGAGGCCGGCTTCCAGGTGGATCAGGTCGTCAACATGGAAATCTGGACGATGCCGGTGCGGGCCGTGATTGGCGTCAATCCGTAA
- the fusA gene encoding elongation factor G yields MTKRTLETLRNIGVIAHIDAGKTTVTERMLYLSGASHKVGQVDKGTTITDDDPEEADRGITIYSACVTFDWNKSHVNLLDTPGHVDFTAEVERCLRVLDGAVVVFSAREGVEAQSETVWRQANKYGVPRIAFINKLDREGAGFERVFNELNRRLGATPVAISIPYGQGPEHVENPFRGIIDLIEMKLLTFDKESLGKQFEVSEIPEEMLDEAQVWRETMIEKLYEYSNEMMELALQEEPIPIPLIRKVLREATLAMQIQPLLCGSALHGIGVQTVLNAVEHYLPSPLDRPAVKGFNPFQKDKKTGEPAIEERGPNNEDPFCALVFKIIPERTADNYWVRVYSGELKQNSRVSNPGKELKENVSQLWQLRASKKNPQGQIEKVGAGDIVCLIGPRHSITGDTLCDPKHPIVLEAIEFPKTVISMAIEPENTAERKKLGEMLEMLKRQDPTFQAVENEETGQTLISGMGELHLDIIKNRLLRDFKLNVKVHKPRVSYRETVSKATETVGECHRIVGGAQLFAKVKLRIEPNTESDKPVTLINACPPESLSADLVTAVMEQLKAKGEGGGLSSFPLSKLKVTFLGGETREEGSNEMAFSIAASEAFEHALRAAGPVLLEPVMKLQITTPEDYYGDFVNDIQKRRGMISETEQRGEVTVIEAHVPLVELFGYSDSMRSLSQGRGGASMQPHEYQPAPPEVGREYGITS; encoded by the coding sequence ATGACGAAACGTACTCTCGAAACCCTTCGCAATATTGGCGTGATCGCCCACATCGACGCCGGCAAGACGACCGTCACCGAGCGGATGCTGTACCTGTCTGGCGCTTCGCACAAGGTTGGCCAGGTCGACAAGGGGACGACCATCACCGACGACGATCCCGAAGAGGCGGATCGCGGCATCACCATTTATTCCGCGTGCGTTACGTTCGACTGGAACAAATCCCACGTCAACTTGCTGGATACCCCCGGCCATGTGGACTTCACCGCCGAGGTGGAACGCTGCCTGCGAGTCCTCGATGGAGCCGTGGTGGTGTTTAGCGCCCGCGAAGGGGTCGAAGCCCAGAGCGAAACCGTCTGGCGCCAGGCCAACAAGTACGGCGTCCCCCGGATCGCCTTTATCAACAAGCTGGATCGCGAAGGCGCCGGGTTTGAACGCGTCTTTAACGAACTGAACCGACGCCTGGGCGCCACGCCCGTCGCCATTTCGATCCCCTACGGACAAGGGCCCGAACATGTCGAAAACCCGTTCCGCGGGATCATCGACCTGATCGAAATGAAGCTGCTGACCTTCGACAAAGAATCGCTTGGCAAACAGTTCGAAGTCAGCGAGATCCCGGAAGAAATGCTCGACGAAGCCCAGGTCTGGCGGGAAACCATGATCGAAAAGCTGTATGAATACAGCAACGAAATGATGGAACTGGCGCTCCAGGAAGAACCGATCCCGATCCCCCTGATCCGCAAGGTGCTGCGCGAGGCCACCCTGGCGATGCAGATCCAGCCGCTGCTGTGCGGTTCGGCCCTGCACGGCATCGGCGTGCAAACGGTGCTCAACGCGGTCGAACACTATCTGCCCAGCCCGCTCGATCGTCCCGCAGTGAAAGGATTCAATCCCTTCCAGAAGGACAAGAAAACGGGCGAGCCGGCGATCGAAGAACGCGGCCCCAACAACGAAGATCCGTTCTGCGCCCTGGTCTTCAAAATCATTCCCGAAAGAACCGCCGACAACTACTGGGTCCGCGTCTACTCGGGCGAACTCAAACAGAACTCCCGCGTTTCCAACCCAGGCAAGGAACTCAAAGAAAACGTGTCGCAATTGTGGCAACTGCGGGCCAGCAAAAAGAACCCCCAGGGCCAGATCGAGAAAGTCGGCGCCGGCGATATTGTCTGCCTGATCGGCCCCCGCCACTCCATCACCGGCGATACGCTGTGCGATCCCAAACACCCGATCGTGCTGGAAGCGATCGAGTTTCCCAAAACGGTCATCTCGATGGCGATTGAACCCGAGAACACGGCCGAACGGAAAAAGCTCGGCGAAATGCTCGAAATGCTTAAACGCCAGGACCCCACGTTCCAGGCAGTTGAGAACGAAGAAACCGGACAGACGCTCATCAGCGGCATGGGCGAGCTCCACCTGGACATCATCAAGAACCGACTGCTCCGCGACTTCAAACTGAATGTCAAAGTTCACAAGCCGCGCGTCAGCTACCGCGAAACGGTCAGCAAAGCGACCGAAACCGTCGGCGAATGCCATCGCATCGTCGGCGGCGCGCAACTGTTCGCCAAAGTCAAACTGCGGATCGAACCCAACACCGAATCCGATAAGCCCGTCACCCTCATCAACGCCTGCCCGCCCGAATCCCTGTCGGCCGATCTGGTCACGGCCGTGATGGAACAGCTCAAAGCCAAAGGCGAAGGCGGCGGCCTCAGCAGCTTCCCGCTGTCCAAGCTCAAAGTCACCTTCCTGGGCGGAGAAACCCGCGAAGAAGGCTCCAACGAAATGGCCTTCAGCATCGCCGCTTCGGAAGCGTTTGAACACGCTCTCCGCGCGGCCGGTCCCGTGCTGCTGGAACCGGTCATGAAACTGCAGATCACCACGCCTGAAGACTACTACGGCGATTTCGTGAACGACATCCAGAAACGCCGGGGGATGATCTCAGAAACCGAGCAGCGGGGCGAAGTCACCGTGATCGAAGCGCACGTGCCGCTGGTGGAACTGTTCGGCTATTCCGATTCGATGCGCAGCCTCAGCCAGGGCCGCGGCGGCGCCTCGATGCAGCCGCACGAATACCAGCCCGCCCCGCCCGAAGTCGGCCGCGAGTACGGCATCACCAGCTAA